In one Myotis daubentonii chromosome 1, mMyoDau2.1, whole genome shotgun sequence genomic region, the following are encoded:
- the GNB5 gene encoding guanine nucleotide-binding protein subunit beta-5 isoform X2 has translation MATDGLHENETLASLKSEAESLKGKLEEERAKLHDVELHQVAERVEALGQFVMKTRRTLKGHGNKVLCMDWCKDKRRIVSSSQDGKVIVWDSFTTNKEHAVTMPCTWVMACAYAPSGCAIACGGLDNKCSVYPLTFDKNESMAAKKKSVAMHTNYLSACSFTNSDMQILTASGDGTCALWDVESGQLLQSFHGHGADVLCLDLAPSETGNTFVSGGCDKKSMVWDMRSGQCVQAFETHESDVNSVRYYPSGDAFASGSDDATCRLYDLRADREVAIYSKESIIFGASSVDFSLSGRLLFAGYNDYTINVWDVLKGARVSILFGHENRVSTLRVSPDGTAFCSGSWDHTLRVWA, from the exons ATGGCCACGGACGGGCTGCACGAGAACGAGACGCTGGCGTCGCTGAAGAGCGAGGCCGAGAGCCTCAAGGGCAAACTGGAGGAGGAGCGGGCCAAGCTGCACGACGTGGAGC TGCACCAGGTGGCGGAGCGGGTGGAGGCGCTGGGGCAGTTTGTCATGAAGACCAGGCGGACCCTCAAAGGCCACGGGAACAAAGTGCTCTGCATGGACTGGTGCAAAGACAAGCGGAGGATCGTGAGCTCCTCGCAG GACGGGAAGGTGATCGTGTGGGATTCCTTCACGACTAACAAG GAGCATGCGGTCACCATGCCCTGCACGTGGGTGATGGCGTGTGCGTACGCCCCATCGGGCTGTGCCATTGCGTGTGG GGGTTTGGATAATAAGTGTTCTGTGTATCCACTGACCTTTGACAAAAATGAAAGCATGGCTGCCAAAAAGAAGTCTGTGGCTATGCACACCAACTACCTGTCGGCCTGCAGCTTCACCAACTCTGACATGCAG ATCCTGACGGCGAGCGGCGACGGGACCTGCGCCCTGTGGGACGTGGAGAGCGGGCAGCTGCTGCAGAGCTTCCACGGGCACGGGGCCGACGTGCTCTGCTTGGACCTGGCGCCCTCAGAGACGGGAAACACCTTCGTGTCCGGG GGATGTGACAAGAAATCCATGGTGTGGGACATGCGCTCCGGCCAGTGCGTGCAGGCCTTTGAAACTCATGAATCAGACGTCAACAGTGTCCG GTACTACCCGAGCGGAGATGCCTTTGCCTCAGGATCGGATGATGCTACG TGTCGCCTCTACGACCTCCGGGCAGACAGAGAGGTCGCCATCTATTCCAAGGAGAGTATCATATTTGGAGCATCCAGCGTGGACTTCTCCCTCAGTG GTCGCCTGCTGTTTGCTGGATACAACGATTATACCATCAACGTCTGGGATGTGCTCAAGGGGGCTCGAGTCTCCATCCTGTTTGGACATGAAAACCGTGTCAGTACTCTACGAGTTTCCCCTGATGGGACTGCTTTTTGCTCAGGATCCTGGGATCACACCCTAAGA GTCTGGGCTTAA
- the GNB5 gene encoding guanine nucleotide-binding protein subunit beta-5 isoform X3: protein MFQTKGSETSFQEISTAQLLLNMCRNLHQVAERVEALGQFVMKTRRTLKGHGNKVLCMDWCKDKRRIVSSSQDGKVIVWDSFTTNKEHAVTMPCTWVMACAYAPSGCAIACGGLDNKCSVYPLTFDKNESMAAKKKSVAMHTNYLSACSFTNSDMQILTASGDGTCALWDVESGQLLQSFHGHGADVLCLDLAPSETGNTFVSGGCDKKSMVWDMRSGQCVQAFETHESDVNSVRYYPSGDAFASGSDDATCRLYDLRADREVAIYSKESIIFGASSVDFSLSGRLLFAGYNDYTINVWDVLKGARVSILFGHENRVSTLRVSPDGTAFCSGSWDHTLRVWA, encoded by the exons TGCACCAGGTGGCGGAGCGGGTGGAGGCGCTGGGGCAGTTTGTCATGAAGACCAGGCGGACCCTCAAAGGCCACGGGAACAAAGTGCTCTGCATGGACTGGTGCAAAGACAAGCGGAGGATCGTGAGCTCCTCGCAG GACGGGAAGGTGATCGTGTGGGATTCCTTCACGACTAACAAG GAGCATGCGGTCACCATGCCCTGCACGTGGGTGATGGCGTGTGCGTACGCCCCATCGGGCTGTGCCATTGCGTGTGG GGGTTTGGATAATAAGTGTTCTGTGTATCCACTGACCTTTGACAAAAATGAAAGCATGGCTGCCAAAAAGAAGTCTGTGGCTATGCACACCAACTACCTGTCGGCCTGCAGCTTCACCAACTCTGACATGCAG ATCCTGACGGCGAGCGGCGACGGGACCTGCGCCCTGTGGGACGTGGAGAGCGGGCAGCTGCTGCAGAGCTTCCACGGGCACGGGGCCGACGTGCTCTGCTTGGACCTGGCGCCCTCAGAGACGGGAAACACCTTCGTGTCCGGG GGATGTGACAAGAAATCCATGGTGTGGGACATGCGCTCCGGCCAGTGCGTGCAGGCCTTTGAAACTCATGAATCAGACGTCAACAGTGTCCG GTACTACCCGAGCGGAGATGCCTTTGCCTCAGGATCGGATGATGCTACG TGTCGCCTCTACGACCTCCGGGCAGACAGAGAGGTCGCCATCTATTCCAAGGAGAGTATCATATTTGGAGCATCCAGCGTGGACTTCTCCCTCAGTG GTCGCCTGCTGTTTGCTGGATACAACGATTATACCATCAACGTCTGGGATGTGCTCAAGGGGGCTCGAGTCTCCATCCTGTTTGGACATGAAAACCGTGTCAGTACTCTACGAGTTTCCCCTGATGGGACTGCTTTTTGCTCAGGATCCTGGGATCACACCCTAAGA GTCTGGGCTTAA
- the GNB5 gene encoding guanine nucleotide-binding protein subunit beta-5 isoform X4 produces MKTRRTLKGHGNKVLCMDWCKDKRRIVSSSQDGKVIVWDSFTTNKEHAVTMPCTWVMACAYAPSGCAIACGGLDNKCSVYPLTFDKNESMAAKKKSVAMHTNYLSACSFTNSDMQILTASGDGTCALWDVESGQLLQSFHGHGADVLCLDLAPSETGNTFVSGGCDKKSMVWDMRSGQCVQAFETHESDVNSVRYYPSGDAFASGSDDATCRLYDLRADREVAIYSKESIIFGASSVDFSLSGRLLFAGYNDYTINVWDVLKGARVSILFGHENRVSTLRVSPDGTAFCSGSWDHTLRVWA; encoded by the exons ATGAAGACCAGGCGGACCCTCAAAGGCCACGGGAACAAAGTGCTCTGCATGGACTGGTGCAAAGACAAGCGGAGGATCGTGAGCTCCTCGCAG GACGGGAAGGTGATCGTGTGGGATTCCTTCACGACTAACAAG GAGCATGCGGTCACCATGCCCTGCACGTGGGTGATGGCGTGTGCGTACGCCCCATCGGGCTGTGCCATTGCGTGTGG GGGTTTGGATAATAAGTGTTCTGTGTATCCACTGACCTTTGACAAAAATGAAAGCATGGCTGCCAAAAAGAAGTCTGTGGCTATGCACACCAACTACCTGTCGGCCTGCAGCTTCACCAACTCTGACATGCAG ATCCTGACGGCGAGCGGCGACGGGACCTGCGCCCTGTGGGACGTGGAGAGCGGGCAGCTGCTGCAGAGCTTCCACGGGCACGGGGCCGACGTGCTCTGCTTGGACCTGGCGCCCTCAGAGACGGGAAACACCTTCGTGTCCGGG GGATGTGACAAGAAATCCATGGTGTGGGACATGCGCTCCGGCCAGTGCGTGCAGGCCTTTGAAACTCATGAATCAGACGTCAACAGTGTCCG GTACTACCCGAGCGGAGATGCCTTTGCCTCAGGATCGGATGATGCTACG TGTCGCCTCTACGACCTCCGGGCAGACAGAGAGGTCGCCATCTATTCCAAGGAGAGTATCATATTTGGAGCATCCAGCGTGGACTTCTCCCTCAGTG GTCGCCTGCTGTTTGCTGGATACAACGATTATACCATCAACGTCTGGGATGTGCTCAAGGGGGCTCGAGTCTCCATCCTGTTTGGACATGAAAACCGTGTCAGTACTCTACGAGTTTCCCCTGATGGGACTGCTTTTTGCTCAGGATCCTGGGATCACACCCTAAGA GTCTGGGCTTAA